One Cohnella candidum genomic region harbors:
- the rnmV gene encoding ribonuclease M5 yields MIVVEGKDDTVAIRRAVGADTIETGGSAVGEDVLRRIELAQERRGVIIFTDPDAPGERIRKIVAERVPGAKHAFLTKDEARSKTGLGVEHASDEAIRRALEAVRTPDQANGPEAEGEIEWSDLLEAGLIVHADAARRRERMGELIGIGYANGKQFHKRCNMFRITKAEFAQALEQMEREGLQRT; encoded by the coding sequence ATGATTGTGGTGGAAGGCAAGGACGATACCGTGGCGATCCGCCGGGCGGTCGGCGCGGATACGATCGAGACCGGCGGATCCGCCGTCGGCGAAGACGTGCTCCGGCGGATCGAATTGGCGCAGGAGAGAAGAGGCGTCATCATCTTCACCGATCCTGACGCTCCCGGCGAGAGAATCCGCAAAATCGTGGCGGAGCGGGTGCCCGGCGCCAAGCACGCGTTTTTGACGAAGGACGAAGCCCGCAGCAAGACCGGCCTGGGCGTGGAGCATGCTTCCGACGAAGCGATCCGGCGGGCGTTGGAAGCGGTCCGAACGCCGGATCAGGCGAATGGCCCCGAGGCAGAGGGCGAGATCGAGTGGAGCGATCTGCTGGAGGCGGGCCTGATCGTGCACGCGGACGCCGCGCGGCGCCGCGAGAGAATGGGTGAGCTGATCGGCATCGGTTACGCGAACGGGAAGCAGTTCCACAAGCGCTGCAACATGTTCCGCATCACGAAGGCGGAATTCGCGCAAGCGTTGGAACAGATGGAGAGGGAAGGGTTGCAGCGTACATGA
- the rsmA gene encoding 16S rRNA (adenine(1518)-N(6)/adenine(1519)-N(6))-dimethyltransferase RsmA — protein MRKTEGPAIAAAGRTKDIIRRHGFTFKKSLGQNFLIDGNILDKIIAAAGLDESRGALEIGPGIGALTERLAQAAGTVVALEIDNRLLPILEDVLSPYDNVNVIHADVLKADLKRLWDEHFAGTAGVSVVANLPYYVTTPIVMKLLEERLPIERIVVMVQKEVAERMAAKPGGKEYGSLSIAVQYYCEPDLVAIVPSGSFIPAPNVDSAVIRLTKRPQPAVTVPDEDRFFRVVHAAFAQRRKTIANNLSALSGKERKAELTALLAGCGIQPERRAETLSLDEFARIDGELAKAGMID, from the coding sequence ATGAGAAAAACAGAAGGACCGGCCATCGCGGCTGCCGGACGCACGAAGGACATCATTCGCCGGCATGGCTTTACGTTCAAGAAAAGCCTCGGGCAGAACTTTCTGATCGACGGCAATATTCTGGATAAAATCATCGCGGCCGCCGGCCTCGACGAGTCGCGCGGCGCCCTGGAGATCGGTCCTGGCATCGGCGCGCTTACGGAACGGTTGGCGCAGGCGGCGGGGACCGTCGTGGCGCTCGAGATCGACAACCGGCTTCTTCCGATTCTGGAGGACGTGCTGTCCCCTTACGACAACGTGAACGTGATTCACGCAGACGTCCTTAAGGCCGACCTGAAGCGGTTGTGGGACGAGCACTTCGCCGGTACAGCCGGCGTGAGCGTCGTGGCGAACCTGCCGTATTACGTGACGACGCCGATCGTCATGAAGCTGCTCGAGGAACGGCTGCCGATCGAGCGCATCGTCGTGATGGTGCAGAAGGAAGTGGCCGAGCGGATGGCCGCTAAGCCGGGCGGCAAGGAATACGGCAGCCTCAGCATCGCGGTCCAGTATTATTGCGAGCCGGATTTGGTCGCGATCGTGCCCTCCGGCTCGTTCATCCCGGCGCCGAACGTGGATTCGGCCGTCATTCGCCTGACGAAGCGGCCGCAGCCCGCGGTGACGGTACCGGACGAGGATCGGTTCTTCCGCGTCGTCCACGCGGCGTTTGCGCAGCGCCGCAAGACGATCGCCAACAACCTGTCCGCGTTGTCCGGCAAAGAACGGAAGGCGGAACTCACCGCCTTGCTGGCAGGATGCGGCATCCAGCCCGAGCGCCGGGCGGAGACGCTGTCTCTGGATGAATTCGCCCGGATCGACGGGGAATTGGCGAAAGCGGGCATGATCGACTGA
- the yabG gene encoding sporulation peptidase YabG: MKQGDLVVRKSYRGDMMFRIADFAGKGALLRGTDYRLLADAPLDDLLPVRNPDELSGTRQARIQANESIRRMREERFKQSERAGAYPNPDRRQHYFEMPGKVLHLDGDPNYLKKSMQVYGQLRIPAEGIHCHESQMPGMLVRLLPQVRPDIVVITGHDGVLKQRENLQHLGNYKNSLNFVHAVRVAREFERHRDSLIVVAGACQSHFEALLQAGANFASSPARIMIHALDPVYVAVRAAFTPFRETINVTDVVTNTISGIQGVGGIETMGSFRIGVPNPKETAENVNIV, encoded by the coding sequence ATGAAACAGGGGGACCTGGTCGTCCGCAAATCGTATCGTGGAGATATGATGTTTCGAATCGCGGACTTCGCCGGTAAAGGAGCGTTGCTGCGCGGGACGGACTACCGTCTGCTGGCGGACGCCCCGCTCGACGATCTTCTTCCGGTGCGGAATCCGGACGAGCTCAGCGGCACGCGGCAGGCTCGTATCCAGGCGAACGAATCGATTCGCCGCATGCGCGAGGAGAGATTCAAGCAATCCGAGAGAGCGGGAGCCTATCCGAATCCTGACCGCAGGCAGCACTATTTCGAGATGCCGGGCAAGGTGCTCCATCTCGACGGCGATCCGAATTACTTGAAGAAAAGCATGCAGGTCTACGGGCAGCTCCGGATTCCCGCCGAAGGGATCCACTGCCACGAGTCGCAGATGCCCGGTATGCTCGTCAGGCTTCTCCCGCAGGTGCGCCCGGATATCGTGGTCATCACGGGCCACGACGGCGTGCTCAAGCAGCGGGAGAATCTGCAGCATTTGGGGAACTATAAGAACTCCCTGAATTTCGTCCATGCCGTTCGGGTGGCCCGCGAGTTCGAGCGGCACCGCGATTCGTTGATCGTCGTGGCGGGAGCTTGCCAATCGCATTTCGAAGCTCTGCTTCAAGCCGGCGCCAACTTCGCCAGCTCTCCGGCGAGGATCATGATCCATGCCCTCGACCCCGTATACGTTGCCGTTCGCGCGGCATTCACTCCGTTCCGGGAAACGATTAACGTGACGGACGTCGTTACCAACACGATCAGCGGCATACAGGGCGTCGGGGGAATCGAGACGATGGGCAGCTTCCGCATCGGAGTTCCGAATCCGAAAGAAACGGCCGAAAATGTGAACATTGTGTGA
- the veg gene encoding biofilm formation stimulator Veg has product MAKNALLEIKRSLEPHVGSKIMLRANGGRRKTIERTGVLEEIYPSVFIVKLDQEQHAFKRVSYSYADILTESVEVMLCNEEGQVRISYSH; this is encoded by the coding sequence ATGGCGAAGAACGCGCTTCTGGAAATCAAGCGAAGCCTGGAGCCGCACGTCGGTTCCAAAATCATGCTCCGCGCCAACGGTGGACGACGCAAGACCATCGAACGCACGGGCGTGCTGGAAGAAATCTACCCATCGGTTTTCATCGTCAAGCTGGACCAGGAACAACACGCTTTCAAACGGGTTTCGTACAGCTACGCCGACATTCTCACCGAGTCCGTCGAAGTGATGCTGTGCAACGAAGAAGGTCAGGTCCGGATCAGTTATTCGCATTGA
- a CDS encoding small, acid-soluble spore protein, alpha/beta type: MSRRRGVMSDQFKAELAKDLGFYDTVQREGWGGIRTKDAGNMVKRAIEIAEQAMARPPQG, from the coding sequence TTGAGCCGAAGAAGAGGTGTCATGTCTGACCAATTCAAGGCGGAGCTAGCCAAGGACCTCGGGTTTTACGACACGGTCCAGCGGGAAGGCTGGGGCGGCATACGGACCAAAGATGCCGGGAACATGGTGAAGAGGGCGATCGAAATCGCGGAACAGGCGATGGCGCGCCCTCCGCAGGGTTGA
- the ispE gene encoding 4-(cytidine 5'-diphospho)-2-C-methyl-D-erythritol kinase, with translation MTKIYEKAPAKINLLLDVLRKREDGFHEVEMVMTMVDLADRLEMEELPGDRIVLSSQAGFIPLDEKNLAFQAARLIKERYGVSRGVYIHLDKRIPVAAGLAGGSSDAAAALRGLNRLWGLGLSQQELESLGAELGSDVPFCIRGGTAVARGRGEVLESIPAPPQCWVILAKPPINVSTADVYGKLRASELKNHPSLSDMLSAIRSESFTEMCDSLGNVLETVTLDRYPEVRQIKDCMAKLGADGVLMSGSGPTVFGLVSKEAKVPRIYNGLRGFCKEVYVVRLLT, from the coding sequence ATGACGAAAATCTACGAGAAAGCCCCCGCCAAAATCAATCTGCTTCTGGACGTTCTCCGCAAACGGGAGGACGGTTTCCACGAGGTCGAAATGGTCATGACCATGGTCGATCTGGCCGACCGTCTGGAGATGGAGGAGCTGCCGGGCGACCGGATCGTGCTTTCCAGCCAAGCAGGGTTCATTCCGCTCGACGAGAAGAACCTCGCTTTCCAAGCGGCCAGGTTGATCAAGGAAAGATACGGCGTGTCGCGGGGCGTATATATCCATCTGGACAAAAGAATTCCGGTGGCGGCCGGATTAGCCGGCGGCAGCAGCGACGCGGCGGCGGCGCTCCGCGGCCTGAATCGGCTGTGGGGCCTCGGCCTGTCGCAGCAGGAGCTGGAATCGCTGGGCGCCGAACTCGGATCGGACGTTCCTTTCTGCATCCGGGGAGGCACGGCGGTAGCCAGAGGCAGGGGCGAAGTGCTCGAGAGCATTCCGGCTCCGCCGCAATGCTGGGTCATCTTGGCCAAGCCGCCCATTAACGTCTCGACCGCCGACGTCTATGGCAAACTAAGAGCGAGCGAGCTGAAGAACCACCCGTCGCTCTCGGACATGCTGTCGGCCATTCGAAGCGAATCGTTTACCGAGATGTGCGACTCGCTCGGAAACGTGCTCGAGACGGTCACGCTCGACCGTTACCCGGAAGTGCGCCAAATCAAGGACTGCATGGCCAAACTCGGCGCAGACGGCGTCTTGATGTCCGGCAGCGGCCCCACGGTATTCGGCCTCGTGTCGAAGGAAGCGAAGGTCCCGAGAATCTACAACGGGCTTCGCGGTTTCTGCAAAGAGGTTTACGTGGTAAGATTGCTTACATAA
- the purR gene encoding pur operon repressor: protein MKKLKRSARLVEMTQYLLARPHTLISLTAFAERYQSAKSSISEDLAIIKEVFEDEGVGDLNTLAGAAGGVRFVPRCRKDQALEKIVAVCRELEQPDRLLPGGYLYMTDLLGQPGLMQEVGRMFASAFADRQIDVIMTVETKGIPLAFATAQFLNLPVVIVRRDHKVTEGSAVSINYVSGSAKRIQTMSLARRALREESRVLIIDDFMKAGGTVQGMVDLLHEFRAVVAGVGVFVESGEVDNEERLLHDYISLARLTEVDLKTRHITVQPGNFF, encoded by the coding sequence GTGAAAAAGCTCAAGCGCAGCGCACGCCTCGTAGAGATGACCCAATACCTGTTGGCCCGTCCCCATACGTTAATATCCTTAACAGCATTCGCCGAGAGATATCAGTCCGCCAAGTCTTCGATCAGCGAAGACCTGGCCATCATCAAAGAAGTGTTTGAGGATGAAGGCGTCGGAGATTTGAATACGCTTGCGGGAGCGGCCGGAGGCGTCCGGTTCGTCCCGCGCTGCCGCAAAGACCAGGCGCTCGAGAAGATCGTCGCCGTGTGCCGCGAACTCGAACAGCCGGACCGCTTGCTGCCCGGCGGCTATTTGTATATGACCGACTTGCTGGGACAGCCGGGATTAATGCAGGAAGTGGGGCGCATGTTCGCCAGCGCTTTCGCGGACCGCCAGATCGACGTCATCATGACCGTCGAGACGAAGGGCATTCCTCTGGCGTTCGCGACGGCCCAATTTCTAAATCTGCCCGTTGTCATCGTGCGGCGCGACCATAAAGTGACGGAAGGATCCGCCGTCAGCATCAACTACGTATCCGGATCGGCCAAACGGATTCAGACGATGTCCCTTGCGCGCCGTGCCCTCCGGGAAGAGTCGCGCGTGCTCATCATCGACGATTTCATGAAAGCGGGCGGAACCGTGCAAGGCATGGTCGACCTGCTGCATGAGTTCCGCGCCGTCGTCGCGGGTGTCGGCGTATTCGTAGAGTCCGGAGAAGTCGATAACGAAGAGAGGCTTCTCCACGACTACATCTCGCTGGCCCGCCTCACGGAAGTGGACCTGAAAACCCGCCACATTACCGTACAGCCCGGCAACTTTTTTTGA